CGgtgacattctccacaacaaacaAGCCAACAGCCACATCATTAAATGGGtggttgagctcggcacctactccatcGAGTTTAGGTCACGCCAGATGATCAAGTCGCAAGTGCTcgccgatttcatcgctgagtggatggATATGCAGACTCCTATCCTGGCCGATCATCTCGagcactggaccatgtacttttaTGGATCCCTCAATCTCAACAGCGCTGGGGTAGGCATATACTTCATCTCTCCATTAGGGGACAAACTCCGTTACGTCCTTTGCATCCACTTCTGGGCATCCAACAATGTCATGGAATATGAGGCGGCACTACACGGTCTCCATATAGCCACAGAGCTTGGCGTTAAACACCTCATGGTATACGATGACTCCACactcatcatcaaccaattcaacaAAGATTGGAGCTATACCAATGAGAAAATGGGCGCTTACTACGCAACGATAAGGAAGCTCAAAGACAAGTTTTACGGAATCGAATACCACCATGTGGTTTGGGCTGATAATCAAGTAGCCGATGAGCTATCGAAGTTGGGATCAACCCAAGCAAAAGTTCCAGTCAGAGTGTTCATCGAAGACCTTGTGACCCCTTCCATCAAGCAGGCGCAAGAGGGCATCGAAGAAAAGCTGCTTGTCGAGCTGATAGTCACAGTGGTCCTTGGTCTGAGTGGTGATTGGAGAGAACCCTTCATCAAATATCTAACCACCATAGATGTTCCAGCTGAAAATACAGAGAGAGAGCGCCTCACTCGCCATAGCAAGCATTATGTCATAGTTGATGGGAAGCTGTATCACAAGAATGCCAAGGAGGAGCTACTTCAAAAGTACATCTCCATAGAGGAAGGTGAAAAGATACATAAGGACATCCATGCCAGCACTTGTGGCAACTACACAGCCTCTAGAACACTGGTGGACAAAGCCATCTGAGCTAGTTTCTATTGGCCTTTAGCTACCATCGACGCTGAGGCACTTGTTCAATGGTGTGAGAACTGCCAGTTCTTCGCTAAGAAAATCCATGTCCCGGCTCAGGCCCTGCAAACTATTCCTGcatcttggccctttgcatgctagggactggatatgatcgggcccttcaagcccGCGCCAGGAGGATTCTGCTGGGTTTACGTCtgcattgacaagttctccaagtggatctaGTACAAACATCTTGTTCAAGCCACaacaaagaaggcagtcgagttgcttgatgacatcatccataggtttggcctgccgaacagcatcatcaccgacctaggGTCGATGTTTACCGACAGCAACTTCTAGGATTTTTGCGACAAAAGATGCATCTTAGTCAAGTACATTTCGGTGGCTCACCCTAGGGCGAATGGCTAGGTCGAATGTGCCAATGGAATGATCctagatgcattgaagaagaggctcTACGAAAATGAGTAGAAGCACCCGAGCAAATGGCTAAAAGAACTAtcggctgtggtctggggactaaggACCCAACCTAGCCATAACACTGGTGTCTCCCCATATTTCATGGTCTTTAGCTCCGAGGCCGTTCTACCCGCCGACATCacctttcgagcacctagggtggagcaCTATGACAAAGAAAACTCTGACCAAGCTTGGGCCGATGATATCAATCGCCTAGAAGAGGAGCACCTGATCACTTGTGTTTAGACATCAAAGTACCTCGATggcttgcataggtactacaaccgcaacatcaacaataggttcttcatggtcggagaCTTAGTCCTTCATAGCAAATAGAAGACAGAAGGCATGCACAAGCTCTTGTCACCCTAAGAGGGCCCCTTCGTCGTCAAGGcggtcacccgaccagggtccTACAGACTATGTGACATGAACAAAGTTGACATCCCTAATTCCTGGCATATTGATCTCCTTAGGCGTTTCTACCCTTGAAATGTTCCAtacaaagatatgtacctttcataTTAAAGTTTTCAATAAAGTTTTCATTCTGATTCTTTCTTCatgttgttttctccatgttCATTCGCTAAGCAACACCTCTTCATGTataacatcttaaagatgacatgaaCTATGCCTAAGGCAAATCCGTGAACAGTCACATTGACTCTCAGATGTCCCCAGAGATAGCCTTGTC
The genomic region above belongs to Miscanthus floridulus cultivar M001 unplaced genomic scaffold, ASM1932011v1 os_2314_1_2, whole genome shotgun sequence and contains:
- the LOC136534807 gene encoding uncharacterized protein, translated to MVALSHFISHLGKKGLPFFRLLKAQEKFIWSEDADKAFTVLKRFLTSLLIMNTPQTSETFLVYITATNRVVSTAIIIEWEEARHAYKVQCLVYFISEVLNKSKAHHPQVQKLLHAVLITSRKLCHYFETYPIAMVTKYPLGDILHNKQANSHIIKWVVELGTYSIEFRSRQMIKSQVLADFIAEWMDMQTPILADHLEHWTMYFYGSLNLNSAGVGIYFISPLGDKLRYVLCIHFWASNNVMEYEAALHGLHIATELGVKHLMVYDDSTLIINQFNKDWSYTNEKMGAYYATIRKLKDKFYGIEYHHVVWADNQVADELSKLGSTQAKVPVRVFIEDLVTPSIKQAQEGIEEKLLVELIVTVVLGLSGDWREPFIKYLTTIDVPAENTERERLTRHSKHYVIVDGKLYHKNAKEELLQKYISIEEGEKIHKDIHASTCGNYTASRTLVDKAI